In Desertibacillus haloalkaliphilus, a single genomic region encodes these proteins:
- a CDS encoding cytochrome P450 codes for MIKLDTQNQIEPKTNPFNSAAFVKNPYPFYDQLRSEHPVSKRTLFKYPGWYITGYEETVKVLKDTRFKNRPPIPQTSKRYRDLANVQKDMLVFKNPPDHMRLRKLVSHVFTPQMVNRYHFYIEETVDQLLGSVQNEKRMDVVSDFAFPLTSMVIANIVGVPEEDRHLFREWTVTLLRTIDLNRTRNSLANGNETTAAVHAYFLDLINKRRDHPTDDLISKLIKQEQQGDAFTDDEIVATCLLLVIAGHETTVNLISNSVFTLANHPDQMEKLKEAPAMIETAVEEFLRYESPTQMLARVASEDIEVNQQIIREGEQVYLFLGAANRDPNVFEDPHRLNLARNPNPHVAFGVGNHFCLGSTLARIEAKVAIHALLKRTSTIQLATSVPKWRKLTAFRSLKELPITFP; via the coding sequence ATGATCAAACTAGACACGCAAAACCAAATCGAACCAAAGACGAATCCATTCAATTCTGCAGCGTTTGTAAAGAACCCATATCCTTTTTACGATCAGCTAAGGTCTGAACATCCAGTTTCTAAGCGGACGCTTTTCAAATATCCAGGTTGGTATATTACTGGGTATGAGGAAACGGTAAAGGTATTAAAAGATACTCGCTTTAAAAATCGGCCCCCTATTCCGCAAACATCGAAACGATATCGTGATCTAGCAAATGTCCAGAAAGATATGTTAGTGTTTAAAAATCCACCTGATCATATGCGGTTACGTAAGCTCGTTAGTCATGTGTTTACACCGCAAATGGTGAATCGGTATCACTTCTACATTGAAGAAACTGTTGATCAATTACTAGGTTCCGTTCAAAACGAGAAGCGTATGGATGTTGTCTCAGACTTTGCGTTTCCGTTGACGAGCATGGTCATTGCGAACATCGTTGGTGTACCTGAAGAAGACCGCCATTTATTTCGAGAATGGACGGTTACCTTACTGCGCACGATTGACCTTAATCGCACGCGCAACTCACTTGCTAACGGAAATGAGACGACAGCCGCTGTCCATGCTTACTTCTTAGACCTTATCAATAAGCGAAGGGATCATCCAACCGATGATCTTATTAGTAAGCTTATTAAACAAGAGCAACAGGGAGATGCATTTACAGATGACGAAATAGTGGCGACTTGTTTGTTACTAGTGATCGCAGGGCATGAAACAACGGTGAATCTAATTAGCAACTCAGTGTTCACGTTGGCAAATCATCCTGATCAAATGGAGAAGCTAAAGGAAGCGCCAGCGATGATCGAAACCGCGGTTGAAGAGTTTTTACGTTATGAAAGCCCGACACAGATGCTAGCGCGTGTCGCATCAGAGGATATTGAAGTCAATCAGCAAATCATTCGCGAAGGCGAGCAAGTCTATCTTTTTCTCGGGGCGGCAAATCGTGATCCAAATGTGTTCGAAGACCCTCATCGACTTAATTTAGCAAGGAACCCAAACCCTCACGTTGCGTTTGGTGTTGGGAATCATTTTTGTTTAGGCTCAACCCTTGCTCGAATAGAGGCTAAAGTAGCTATACATGCCTTGCTTAAGCGAACGTCGACGATTCAACTAGCGACATCTGTTCCAAAATGGAGGAAGCTCACTGCTTTTCGTTCACTAAAAGAATTGCCGATTACATTCCCTTGA
- the bioD gene encoding dethiobiotin synthase, whose product MKGVFITGTDTDVGKTMVAGGLAAVLKEQKVDVGVFKPFLSGISRDHPESDTRVLKEMSESPLSLEEVTPFAFKEPLAPFVAGKLEGKHVAIEAVLDHWKKIRNHHEFFIVEGAGGISVPLGENYLVSDLIKALQLPIVIVARPNLGTINHTYLTVEYAKNIGLDVAGIVINGRSGDEDLSEKTSPALIEKLCRVPILGETPKLRDCSKPRVKQMIKEQVDLGLLVKQLGLSDTSVSK is encoded by the coding sequence ATGAAAGGTGTTTTTATTACGGGAACAGATACGGATGTTGGAAAGACGATGGTCGCTGGTGGCCTTGCAGCCGTTTTAAAAGAGCAGAAGGTTGATGTCGGGGTTTTTAAGCCGTTTTTAAGTGGCATTTCTCGTGATCATCCAGAAAGTGATACACGAGTTTTAAAGGAGATGTCAGAGTCACCTCTTTCACTTGAAGAGGTCACGCCTTTTGCGTTTAAGGAACCACTTGCCCCTTTTGTAGCCGGAAAGCTCGAAGGTAAGCATGTCGCAATCGAAGCTGTGCTCGATCATTGGAAAAAAATTCGTAACCATCATGAGTTTTTTATCGTTGAAGGGGCTGGTGGGATTTCCGTACCCCTCGGTGAAAATTATTTAGTAAGTGATTTAATTAAAGCTTTACAACTGCCCATTGTCATCGTTGCAAGACCAAATCTCGGCACGATTAATCATACCTATTTAACGGTAGAGTACGCAAAAAATATCGGGCTTGATGTAGCAGGGATCGTTATAAACGGCCGTAGTGGCGATGAGGATCTATCAGAAAAAACGAGTCCAGCGCTGATTGAGAAGCTTTGTCGTGTTCCGATTTTAGGGGAAACTCCAAAACTTCGCGACTGTTCAAAACCACGTGTGAAACAAATGATCAAGGAGCAGGTCGACCTTGGCTTACTTGTGAAGCAGCTAGGGCTCTCGGATACTAGTGTTAGTAAGTAG
- the bioF gene encoding 8-amino-7-oxononanoate synthase translates to MSFDQSLQLRLDETKKAGLYRSLRTMKTAPGSEVEMDGGKKLIFASNNYLGLAGEESLVEAAKVALYQFGVGSSGSRLITGNNEWHERLEQRLAQFKQTEAALLFSSGYLANLAVLTALPEKGDVLLSDQFNHASIIDGCRLSNADTIVYNHIDMADLEKRLQATASYQRRFIVTDGVFSMDGTIAPLDQIMTLAKEYDAYVIVDDAHATGVLGAKGRGTSEYFNVSPDVVVGTLSKAVGTEGGFVSGSQTLIEFLVNHARPFIFQTSLPPASCAIAYHALEMIEAGEEKRQRLRQKIKQLKTGLIKLGYTIKGDDTPIIPVIIGEASKAVLFAKGLEEKGIYAPAIRPPTVPDRESRIRLTVTADHTSAQIDYLLKSFEQIEKELLVQ, encoded by the coding sequence GTGAGCTTTGATCAATCGTTGCAGCTCCGCTTAGACGAGACGAAGAAGGCTGGCTTGTACCGGAGCTTACGAACAATGAAGACAGCGCCAGGATCAGAAGTTGAGATGGACGGTGGAAAGAAACTCATCTTTGCTTCCAATAATTATTTAGGACTTGCAGGTGAGGAATCATTGGTAGAAGCCGCAAAAGTGGCCCTGTATCAGTTTGGTGTAGGGAGTAGCGGCTCACGCCTAATCACAGGAAATAATGAGTGGCATGAACGACTTGAACAACGGCTTGCACAGTTTAAACAAACAGAGGCCGCACTCTTATTTTCGAGTGGCTATTTAGCGAATCTAGCCGTGCTCACCGCTTTACCTGAAAAAGGGGACGTTCTTTTAAGTGATCAATTCAACCATGCAAGTATCATTGATGGCTGCCGTCTCTCTAATGCTGACACGATCGTTTACAACCATATTGATATGGCCGATCTTGAAAAAAGACTGCAAGCAACCGCATCGTATCAACGACGGTTTATCGTAACGGATGGGGTGTTTAGTATGGATGGGACGATCGCGCCGCTTGATCAGATCATGACGCTTGCTAAAGAGTATGACGCTTACGTGATTGTTGATGATGCTCATGCCACCGGTGTGTTAGGAGCAAAAGGCCGGGGGACAAGTGAATATTTTAACGTTTCACCAGACGTTGTTGTCGGTACATTAAGCAAAGCCGTTGGGACAGAGGGAGGCTTTGTCTCAGGATCGCAAACGTTAATTGAGTTTTTGGTTAACCATGCGAGACCATTTATTTTCCAAACGAGTCTACCGCCCGCAAGCTGTGCCATTGCGTATCATGCCTTGGAAATGATTGAGGCTGGGGAGGAAAAGCGCCAACGGCTCCGCCAAAAAATCAAGCAGTTAAAAACAGGATTAATCAAGCTTGGTTATACAATCAAGGGAGATGATACACCGATCATACCAGTCATCATCGGGGAAGCGAGTAAGGCTGTTCTGTTTGCTAAAGGACTTGAAGAAAAAGGAATATATGCACCAGCGATTCGCCCTCCAACCGTACCGGATAGAGAAAGCCGGATCCGCTTAACAGTGACAGCGGATCATACGTCAGCGCAAATTGATTACCTCCTCAAATCATTTGAACAAATAGAAAAGGAGCTGCTCGTGCAATGA
- the bioA gene encoding adenosylmethionine--8-amino-7-oxononanoate transaminase, translating to MTHELIEKSKKHLWLPFTQMKDYDKDPLIIESGQGIKVKDIDGKEYYDGFSSVWLNVHGHRKKELDDAIIKQLDKIAHSTLLGMTNVPATELAEKLVELSPDNLTRVFYSDSGAESMEIALKMAFQYWKNIGRPEKQKFISMRNGYHGDTVGAVSVGAIDLFHHVYGPLMFESYKAPIPNVYRSETGDPDRCRDECLAALEQLLKENHEEIAALSIESNVQGAGGFIVMPEGYLAGVRELCTKYEVLMIVDEVATGFGRTGKMFACEHEGVQPDLMAAGKGITGGYLPIAVTYTTEEIYQAFYDDYQSLKTFFHGHSYTGNQLGCAVAIENIRLFESENIPEQVAKKSEELKGILEELYTLTHVGDIRQLGFMVGIELVQAKETKEPFPAEKRVGYQVSLKMRELGMLTRPMGDVIVFMPPLVSTADELKAMVAIMKEAIDEVTTGEL from the coding sequence ATGACACATGAACTCATTGAAAAAAGCAAAAAGCACCTTTGGTTACCTTTTACACAAATGAAGGATTACGACAAGGACCCGTTAATTATTGAGAGCGGTCAAGGCATTAAAGTGAAAGATATTGACGGAAAAGAATACTATGACGGCTTTTCGTCTGTTTGGCTAAATGTCCACGGACATCGCAAGAAGGAATTAGATGATGCGATTATAAAACAGCTTGACAAAATCGCGCATTCGACGTTGCTAGGGATGACAAATGTTCCCGCGACAGAGCTTGCTGAAAAATTAGTTGAGCTTAGCCCCGACAATTTAACACGGGTCTTTTATTCTGATAGTGGTGCGGAGTCAATGGAGATCGCACTTAAAATGGCGTTCCAATATTGGAAGAATATTGGTAGACCCGAAAAGCAAAAATTTATCTCAATGAGAAACGGTTATCACGGTGATACCGTAGGTGCTGTCAGTGTTGGGGCGATTGATCTTTTCCACCACGTCTATGGTCCACTCATGTTTGAGAGTTATAAGGCACCGATTCCAAATGTCTATCGATCTGAAACGGGTGATCCTGATCGATGCCGTGATGAATGTTTAGCAGCACTTGAACAATTATTGAAGGAAAATCATGAAGAAATCGCTGCTCTATCCATTGAATCAAACGTGCAAGGAGCGGGTGGTTTCATCGTCATGCCAGAAGGCTACTTGGCTGGTGTCCGTGAGCTTTGCACAAAGTATGAAGTTTTAATGATCGTTGATGAGGTTGCGACTGGCTTTGGTCGAACAGGTAAAATGTTTGCCTGTGAGCATGAGGGGGTTCAGCCCGATTTAATGGCAGCTGGAAAAGGGATTACTGGTGGCTATTTACCGATCGCCGTTACATATACAACAGAGGAAATCTATCAGGCGTTTTATGATGACTATCAATCATTGAAAACCTTTTTCCACGGGCATTCGTATACTGGAAATCAGCTTGGCTGTGCCGTTGCCATTGAAAATATTCGTTTGTTTGAATCCGAAAACATACCCGAGCAAGTCGCCAAAAAGTCCGAGGAGCTAAAAGGAATACTAGAGGAGTTGTACACCCTCACTCATGTTGGTGATATTAGGCAGCTTGGATTTATGGTTGGGATCGAGCTCGTTCAAGCAAAAGAGACGAAAGAACCTTTTCCAGCAGAAAAGCGAGTCGGCTATCAAGTATCATTAAAAATGCGAGAGTTAGGGATGTTAACGAGACCAATGGGCGATGTGATCGTCTTTATGCCACCACTAGTCAGTACGGCTGATGAACTGAAAGCAATGGTAGCGATTATGAAAGAAGCGATTGATGAGGTGACAACAGGTGAGCTTTGA
- a CDS encoding 6-carboxyhexanoate--CoA ligase: MQAETYFSVRMRASQNGAHEDGGKHISGGEVLTTYPNLKQAINQLVEKALTHSRGNPDFMNVQFEAIDEPIQRIKPLKPETNDVDSVEEGQALAVKLLEQAGVPRHTLNKVYHQMTECFGIRGAILVDVHSGERLDSKKGVRVSRMDWLNADFERWTSEHNLPNSPRLKEALTLASKVCHHPVTIAELCWSDDPDYVTGYVASRKHGYQRITRLKEYQDERGCRIFFVDGKANINTYMNYLEKQPIFVEMEGKQ; this comes from the coding sequence GTGCAAGCAGAAACCTATTTTAGTGTTCGAATGAGAGCTTCGCAAAACGGGGCCCATGAAGATGGTGGAAAACATATCTCCGGTGGTGAAGTTTTGACCACCTACCCAAATCTCAAGCAGGCTATCAATCAATTGGTAGAGAAAGCGTTAACTCATTCAAGAGGTAACCCGGATTTTATGAATGTTCAGTTCGAAGCGATTGATGAGCCGATTCAGCGAATAAAACCGTTAAAGCCAGAGACGAATGACGTAGACTCTGTTGAGGAGGGACAGGCCTTGGCCGTTAAGCTGTTAGAACAAGCAGGTGTTCCGAGGCACACTCTGAACAAAGTCTATCATCAAATGACTGAATGTTTCGGCATTAGAGGAGCGATCTTGGTCGACGTTCATTCTGGGGAACGACTTGATTCTAAAAAAGGGGTTCGCGTCTCTCGGATGGATTGGTTGAATGCTGATTTTGAGAGGTGGACGAGTGAACACAATCTACCAAACAGCCCGCGCTTGAAAGAGGCGCTTACGCTGGCATCAAAAGTGTGTCATCACCCGGTAACAATTGCGGAATTATGCTGGTCAGATGACCCTGACTATGTAACAGGTTACGTCGCAAGTAGGAAGCACGGTTATCAACGGATTACGAGATTAAAAGAATATCAGGATGAACGAGGCTGTCGAATCTTTTTTGTCGATGGCAAAGCAAATATCAATACATACATGAACTACTTAGAGAAACAACCAATTTTTGTGGAGATGGAGGGCAAACAATGA
- a CDS encoding tetratricopeptide repeat protein, which translates to MVENVLLTKSYYKKFIDHNDDRHPVRVLSEAYFREQQHEAELSEIRFSQGEVYYDNKDYEVAIYKWKKVSGHLEPWAKKNIADAYYQLGHYSKAEEIYITIKSTNVTLTTEVSLQLFSVYKQQEKLNQAAKVIRQAVATNPDYPNVTALARSFFEEYRDWSSAIELAVNEAIRTKSTEWYDRLKGYVEKGLTIAIAPDYFSEALLTLANLDQERFEQIVSAFWNSYKNEEYYLSWLSEFNHLFLNLKDARAESSRQLSILYQESYFDLISGRYFTDELADVVPNLLTNWLSITDAPLLPSAAVLAWNETFSMQVSPVVVDEAKAYIEAGNGDSDTLVYNFGLFESIMQWVQEHEIELDDQLTSLSDEIIATGGDDHFISPGTKAEKSEQILSFIRQLIAHLVEQPVEIENSLVEMVNYNQELVTKLNGATNQVIDIEKEQIKVIKTSFQNGKDETQAELKVAIPALLRECTDLIKEDSDFRTIHAELNKQMNEKIQRYTEEKLAPTFNKAMQDWLEVAETAFKHSQSALEDVAGGINAYYGDEEIKLVCDFKILEDWRRDTDRLINRLEIEEINIVNGFKPAQLLLRSSGKLLGALPTNKAMLQKAYKKFIENEEYEYVIAEVIQQFNAQAQFIEKGLEQDITMFFKQPLEVLGKAKGQANEAIHENEEKINALKTNPEEYMDPLKLFEVRLRQSEWMSSEKRPSFNNSAE; encoded by the coding sequence ATGGTAGAGAATGTATTGCTTACAAAAAGCTATTATAAAAAGTTTATAGATCATAACGACGATCGCCATCCAGTGAGGGTTCTATCGGAGGCCTATTTTCGGGAACAGCAACATGAAGCCGAGCTTTCTGAGATTCGTTTTTCTCAAGGTGAAGTGTATTATGACAACAAAGATTATGAGGTGGCTATTTATAAATGGAAGAAGGTTAGTGGTCATTTAGAGCCATGGGCAAAGAAAAACATTGCAGACGCTTATTATCAGCTCGGTCACTATTCAAAGGCCGAGGAGATTTACATAACGATTAAGTCGACAAACGTCACTCTAACCACTGAAGTATCTCTGCAATTATTTTCTGTATACAAACAACAAGAGAAACTCAATCAAGCGGCCAAGGTGATTCGGCAGGCTGTTGCAACGAATCCAGATTATCCAAATGTCACAGCACTTGCCCGTTCTTTCTTTGAAGAATATCGCGATTGGAGTAGTGCGATCGAATTAGCGGTTAATGAGGCGATACGAACGAAATCGACCGAATGGTATGATCGTTTAAAAGGTTATGTCGAAAAAGGATTAACGATTGCCATCGCTCCTGATTACTTTTCTGAAGCGCTACTGACGTTAGCGAATCTTGATCAAGAGAGATTTGAACAAATCGTATCAGCTTTCTGGAACAGCTATAAAAACGAAGAGTACTATTTGTCATGGCTAAGCGAATTTAATCACCTCTTCTTAAATTTAAAAGACGCTCGTGCGGAATCATCACGTCAATTATCGATCCTCTATCAAGAGAGCTATTTTGATTTGATTAGTGGGCGCTATTTTACAGACGAATTGGCAGACGTTGTTCCGAACTTGTTAACCAATTGGCTAAGCATCACGGATGCACCTTTACTCCCATCGGCAGCCGTACTCGCTTGGAATGAAACATTTTCGATGCAGGTCAGCCCTGTTGTTGTTGATGAGGCGAAAGCTTATATTGAAGCGGGTAATGGCGATTCAGATACGCTTGTCTATAATTTTGGTCTGTTTGAATCTATCATGCAGTGGGTACAGGAGCATGAGATTGAATTAGATGATCAGCTCACATCGTTAAGTGATGAAATCATCGCTACAGGAGGCGATGATCATTTCATATCACCGGGCACGAAGGCTGAAAAAAGTGAACAAATTTTATCGTTCATCCGCCAATTAATCGCTCATCTGGTCGAACAGCCGGTTGAAATTGAAAATAGCTTAGTAGAGATGGTGAACTATAACCAAGAGCTAGTAACGAAGCTAAACGGGGCAACCAACCAGGTGATTGACATTGAGAAGGAGCAAATAAAAGTAATCAAAACCTCGTTTCAAAATGGTAAAGATGAGACGCAAGCTGAGCTAAAAGTAGCGATTCCCGCGCTTTTACGTGAATGCACAGACTTGATCAAGGAAGATAGTGATTTTCGTACGATCCATGCGGAATTGAACAAACAAATGAATGAGAAGATTCAACGCTATACAGAAGAAAAACTCGCTCCTACCTTTAACAAAGCGATGCAGGATTGGCTAGAGGTAGCAGAGACAGCATTTAAGCATAGTCAATCCGCCTTAGAGGACGTGGCAGGTGGGATCAATGCTTATTACGGTGATGAAGAGATTAAATTAGTTTGTGATTTTAAAATTTTAGAGGATTGGCGACGGGATACAGATCGACTCATCAACCGGCTTGAGATTGAGGAAATCAATATTGTTAATGGATTTAAGCCAGCACAACTGCTGTTAAGAAGTTCGGGAAAGCTACTCGGTGCACTTCCAACGAATAAAGCTATGCTACAAAAGGCTTATAAAAAGTTTATCGAAAATGAAGAGTATGAGTACGTCATTGCTGAGGTTATTCAGCAGTTTAATGCCCAAGCTCAATTTATTGAAAAAGGGCTTGAGCAGGATATTACGATGTTCTTTAAACAACCGCTTGAGGTTCTTGGCAAGGCGAAAGGTCAAGCAAATGAAGCCATCCACGAAAACGAAGAGAAAATAAATGCACTGAAAACAAATCCAGAGGAGTATATGGACCCATTAAAACTATTTGAAGTTAGGTTACGTCAATCAGAATGGATGAGCTCTGAAAAACGACCTAGCTTCAACAATTCCGCTGAATGA
- a CDS encoding HD-GYP domain-containing protein, with amino-acid sequence MRLVSLDRCEPGIKLGKSIYNENGKVLLTEGTELTKKFIKKLKKCNVTTIYIEDEESVGIEVVEAIPAELRWEAVNKITEGFKTIAELDSHRSNIQGMMKSGRIIRSFQKIFKDILNDLSENQRTLNLLATTKIHENYVYNHSLNVSIYACQLALENGLPLRNIEEIGLGAMLHDFGKVFVPREILNKPEKLTKEEYEQVKLHCEKGFETLRKVHEIPLPVAHCALQHHERMDGLGYPRGLKEDQIHKYAKILSVVDVFDAVTSSRVYRPAMLPHKGLEILFAGSGTQFDRKQVQLFTNCIAIYPQGLTVKLNDGRVGIVSKYNFGSAGRPVIRVIKDMDQQEVSPYEIDLSEKDNLAIEIVEADALM; translated from the coding sequence ATGCGTTTAGTGAGTTTGGATCGATGTGAACCTGGAATTAAATTAGGTAAGTCTATTTATAATGAAAATGGAAAAGTTCTTTTAACTGAGGGTACTGAACTGACAAAAAAGTTTATAAAGAAGTTAAAGAAATGTAATGTGACGACAATCTATATAGAGGACGAAGAGTCGGTAGGAATTGAAGTGGTTGAAGCTATTCCTGCAGAGTTACGCTGGGAAGCTGTTAATAAGATAACAGAGGGCTTTAAAACCATTGCCGAATTAGATTCACATCGCTCAAATATTCAAGGGATGATGAAGTCAGGAAGGATCATCCGTAGTTTCCAAAAAATATTTAAGGATATTTTAAATGACTTGAGTGAAAATCAGCGCACATTAAATTTACTGGCAACCACAAAGATTCACGAGAACTATGTATATAATCATAGCTTAAATGTATCAATCTATGCGTGTCAATTGGCATTAGAAAATGGTTTGCCACTTAGGAACATTGAAGAAATAGGTTTAGGTGCCATGTTACATGATTTTGGGAAGGTTTTCGTCCCGCGTGAGATTTTAAATAAGCCGGAAAAGTTAACGAAGGAAGAATACGAGCAAGTGAAGTTACACTGTGAAAAGGGGTTTGAGACTCTTCGAAAAGTACATGAAATTCCACTTCCTGTAGCTCATTGTGCCTTGCAGCACCATGAAAGGATGGATGGATTAGGATATCCTCGTGGTTTAAAAGAGGATCAAATCCACAAATATGCAAAAATATTAAGTGTTGTCGATGTATTTGATGCAGTTACAAGTTCGAGGGTTTATCGACCTGCCATGCTACCGCATAAAGGTCTTGAGATCCTTTTTGCCGGAAGTGGGACACAATTTGATCGTAAGCAGGTTCAATTGTTTACGAATTGTATTGCGATTTACCCACAAGGCCTAACTGTAAAGTTGAATGATGGAAGAGTGGGAATCGTTTCGAAATACAACTTCGGTTCAGCCGGTAGGCCTGTGATCAGGGTTATAAAAGATATGGACCAACAAGAAGTGAGTCCTTATGAAATTGATTTATCGGAAAAGGATAACCTAGCTATCGAAATCGTTGAGGCAGATGCATTAATGTGA
- a CDS encoding TIGR03943 family putative permease subunit, with amino-acid sequence MCIHGYKRGGVNILRIHLRQLIKAFVLLLFAVFIFILHESGEIGRFINPDYLYFSQIASVLFLFLFFIQVPRIFTTTEHDHSQCGPWGCTHDDDNGGSFSLQTFISYGIIILPLVTGFLLPYKDFGAAEAQKRGVSYSTYHDHGDLEDHELFPQEKDILEIINEPALYFDNTNFADYLTSITTYPEGFIGKSIELDGFILEDDFHVNSKRTVITRFLVTHCVADAHAAGIVIEDGSSLGIKENSWIRVKGKLDVQKEGEWLIPVIKVDSWKEIDLPLDPYIYP; translated from the coding sequence TTGTGCATCCATGGCTATAAGAGGGGGGGAGTAAACATTTTACGTATACACCTAAGGCAATTAATTAAGGCTTTCGTATTATTATTGTTTGCAGTGTTTATTTTTATTTTACATGAGTCCGGTGAAATTGGACGATTTATCAATCCAGATTATCTTTATTTTAGTCAAATTGCGTCAGTGCTCTTTTTGTTTTTATTTTTTATTCAAGTACCGCGAATTTTCACTACTACTGAACATGATCACAGTCAATGTGGACCTTGGGGCTGTACTCATGATGATGACAATGGAGGGAGTTTTTCGCTACAAACGTTCATAAGTTATGGAATTATTATCCTTCCGTTAGTAACTGGGTTTCTTTTACCATATAAAGATTTTGGCGCAGCTGAAGCTCAAAAAAGAGGGGTCAGCTATTCAACTTATCATGATCATGGTGACCTTGAAGATCATGAATTGTTCCCTCAAGAGAAAGATATTCTTGAAATTATTAACGAACCAGCCCTTTACTTTGATAACACGAACTTTGCAGACTATCTCACCTCAATAACGACGTATCCAGAAGGCTTTATTGGAAAATCGATCGAATTGGATGGGTTTATTTTAGAAGATGATTTTCATGTCAATTCAAAACGCACTGTGATTACGAGGTTTCTTGTCACCCATTGTGTGGCAGATGCCCATGCTGCCGGAATAGTCATTGAGGATGGCTCTAGCCTTGGAATCAAAGAAAATTCATGGATTCGAGTAAAAGGAAAATTGGACGTGCAAAAAGAGGGTGAATGGCTGATCCCGGTTATCAAAGTGGACAGCTGGAAAGAAATTGATCTACCACTTGATCCGTATATCTATCCATAA
- a CDS encoding permease, protein MNYRLVELIGFFLLAIAALVIFFHNQFTITSFHIHDSLLSFNMVFLSILIEAIPFVLIGVFIAGIIQVFVTDEHVKRLIPKNKFQAVIMSCLVGALFPACECGIVPIVRRLVAKGVPIFAGVGFLLTGPLINPIVIFSTYMAFGENVKIALLRMGLGLVIAIMIAGIISILFSRNQLKRSKEWLAVDQSSSKLPVGKRIKSMFEHAIDEFFVMGKFLIVGAVLAAFVQTYISTKTILGLGEGILASTLVMMGLAYLLSLCSEADAFIAASFRHLFPQTSLLGFLIYGPMLDLKNTIMMMAVFNIRFVIVLMIIITTTVLGILLFVHPWL, encoded by the coding sequence ATGAACTATCGTTTAGTTGAACTGATAGGATTTTTCCTTTTAGCCATTGCGGCTCTTGTCATTTTTTTTCATAACCAATTTACAATAACATCTTTTCACATACATGATTCGTTACTAAGCTTTAATATGGTTTTTCTCAGCATTTTGATTGAAGCGATTCCGTTTGTGTTAATTGGCGTTTTTATTGCGGGCATTATTCAAGTCTTTGTAACAGATGAGCATGTAAAAAGGTTAATTCCCAAAAATAAGTTTCAAGCTGTGATCATGAGTTGCTTAGTAGGGGCCTTATTTCCGGCTTGTGAATGCGGAATTGTTCCGATTGTACGCCGTTTAGTGGCCAAGGGAGTCCCCATATTTGCAGGGGTAGGCTTTCTGCTTACAGGACCTTTGATAAACCCAATTGTCATTTTTTCGACGTATATGGCTTTTGGTGAAAATGTAAAGATCGCCTTATTGCGAATGGGGCTTGGATTAGTAATTGCTATTATGATCGCTGGTATCATCTCGATCCTATTTTCAAGAAACCAACTAAAAAGAAGCAAAGAATGGCTGGCAGTCGATCAATCTAGTTCCAAACTACCTGTAGGGAAGCGGATAAAGTCGATGTTTGAGCACGCGATCGATGAATTCTTTGTTATGGGTAAATTTTTAATTGTTGGAGCTGTGTTAGCAGCATTTGTGCAAACATATATTTCAACGAAAACGATTCTAGGTTTAGGAGAAGGGATTTTGGCTTCCACTCTTGTGATGATGGGACTTGCCTATTTACTATCATTATGTTCGGAAGCAGATGCATTCATTGCAGCATCCTTCCGTCATCTGTTTCCACAAACATCTTTGCTTGGATTTTTAATTTATGGCCCGATGCTTGATTTGAAAAATACGATTATGATGATGGCCGTTTTTAATATTCGTTTTGTTATTGTGCTAATGATCATTATCACAACAACTGTGCTAGGAATTCTACTATTTGTGCATCCATGGCTATAA